One Paenibacillus crassostreae DNA segment encodes these proteins:
- a CDS encoding DUF6906 family protein, translating into MKNGKNPTLRQKMVIKDAGFNPDNWLVCKSPTDELHLVHRFTSSTKIIHL; encoded by the coding sequence ATGAAGAACGGTAAAAACCCAACACTCCGCCAAAAGATGGTAATCAAGGACGCAGGATTCAATCCTGATAACTGGCTAGTATGTAAGTCGCCAACGGACGAGCTTCATCTGGTACACCGCTTTACCAGCTCTACTAAAATCATTCATTTATAG